One Solanum lycopersicum chromosome 2, SLM_r2.1 genomic region harbors:
- the LOC101255953 gene encoding protein trichome birefringence-like 19, with product MELLPFWKNFSTAQRTPRILILVSLTLIILGLIPLYHPFYRYPANLIVDHSSKITSHGTTTKYQKIIKQDDEDTCDVFIGEWVRNPDAPYYTNMTCWAIHEHQNCMKYGRPDTDFLKWRWKPKGCDLPIFNPYQFLDMMRNKSMAFIGDSVGRNQMQSLICLLSRVEYPIDISNDTDQNFRRWKYTTYNFTLAAYWSPFLVTVKESDPDGPSHTGLFNLYLDEPDPKWTTQIEQFNYLILNSAHWYTRCSVYYEKNQIIGCHYCGLPNITDLSINYGYQKALKTTLKAINSLENFKGVTFVRTIAPSHFEGGEWNKGGNCVRQGPFRSNETTLDGISMEFYRTQVEEFKVAAKEGKAKGKRFRLLDMTQAMLLRPDGHPSKYGHWPNANVVLYNDCVHWCLPGPIDTWSDFLLHMLKLEGRRALEENIQL from the exons atggaGCTTCTTcctttttggaaaaatttcaGTACAGCTCAGAGAACTCCAAGAATATTAATTCTTGTTTCCTTAACATTAATTATTCTTGGTCTTATTCCTCTTTACCATCCTTTTTATAGGTATCCTGCGAATTTAATCGTGGATCATTCTTCTAAAATTACATCACATGGTACTACTACTAAGTACCAAAAGATAATAAAACAGGACGATGAAGACACGTGTGATGTATTTATTGGAGAGTGGGTTCGTAATCCGGATGCTCCATATTATACGAATATGACATGTTGGGCGATCCACGAACAccaaaattgtatgaaatatgGAAGGCCGGATACTGATTTTTTGAAATGGAGATGGAAGCCTAAAGGGTGCGATCTACCAATTTTTAACCCGTATCAATTTTTGGATATGATGAGAAATAAGTCTATGGCATTTATTGGAGATTCAGTCGGAAGAAATCAAATGCAGTCTTTAATTTGCCTCTTATCTCGG GTGGAATATCCGATTGATATTTCTAATGACACAGATCAAAATTTCAGGAGGTGGAAATACACGACGTATAATTTCACCCTAGCAGCATATTGGTCACCATTTTTGGTCACGGTTAAAGAATCAGACCCTGATGGTCCTAGCCATACAGGACTATTCAATCTTTATCTAGATGAACCTGATCCAAAATGGACAACTCAAATTGAACAATTCAATTATTTGATCCTTAATTCAGCTCATTGGTACACAAGGTGTAGTGTCTACTacgaaaaaaatcaaataatcgGATGTCATTACTGTGGACTACCAAATATTACTGATCTCTCGATAAATTATGGCTATCAAAAAGCGCTTAAAACAACCCTAAAAGCCATAAATAGTTTAGAGAATTTTAAAGGTGTTACTTTTGTTAGGACAATTGCACCTTCTCATTTTGAAGGTGGTGAATGGAATAAAGGTGGAAATTGTGTGAGACAAGGTCCATTTAGAAGTAATGAGACAACATTGGATGGTATAAGTATGGAATTTTATAGGACACAAGTTGAAGAATTTAAGGTTGCAGCTAAGGAAGGGAAGGCAAAAGGCAAAAGGTTTAGATTATTGGATATGACACAAGCAATGTTGTTGAGACCAGATGGTCATCCTAGTAAATATGGACATTGGCCAAATGCTAATGTGGTTTTGTATAATGATTGTGTGCATTGGTGTTTGCCTGGACCTATTGATACTTGGAGTGATTTCTTGCTTCATATGTTGAAGTTAGAGGGAAGGAGAGCTCTTGaagaaaatattcaattataa